A section of the Pseudomonas prosekii genome encodes:
- a CDS encoding polynucleotide adenylyltransferase PcnB produces MLKKLFQSLRSPKRPTQHIRSTPEVLNSGQHSLQKGQFSRYAVNIVERLQNAGYQAYLVGGCVRDMMLGITPKDFDVATSATPEQVRAEFRNARIIGRRFKLVHIHFGREIIEVATFRANHPQNDEEEDSNQSSRNESGRILRDNVYGTLEEDAQRRDFTINALYYDPVSERILDYANGVHDIRNHLIRLIGDPKQRYQEDPVRMLRAVRFAAKLNFGIEKHSAAPIRDLAPMLREIPSARLFEEVLKLFLSGHAADTFEMLVDLQLFDPLFPASAEALEYNPTYTHTLISEALINTDLRIKQNKPVTPAFLFAALLWPALPARVLRLQERGMPPIPAMQEAAHELIAEQCQRIAIPKRFTMPIREIWDMQERLPRRSGKRADLLLDNPRFRAGYDFLLLRESAGEQTDGLGEWWTDYQDANDSERRDMIRDLSGKDDGTGAPRKRRRSGGAKRKRAAGAPSATGE; encoded by the coding sequence ATGCTGAAGAAGTTGTTCCAGTCACTCCGTTCTCCCAAGCGTCCTACGCAACACATCCGCAGCACGCCTGAAGTGCTCAACAGCGGCCAACATTCGCTGCAGAAGGGCCAATTCAGCCGTTACGCGGTGAATATCGTCGAACGCCTGCAGAACGCCGGTTACCAGGCTTATCTGGTCGGCGGTTGTGTGCGAGACATGATGCTCGGCATCACGCCGAAAGATTTTGACGTAGCCACCAGTGCCACCCCTGAACAGGTACGGGCCGAATTCCGCAACGCGCGGATCATTGGTCGTCGCTTCAAACTGGTGCACATCCACTTCGGCCGCGAAATCATTGAAGTCGCGACCTTCCGCGCCAATCACCCGCAAAACGATGAAGAGGAAGACAGCAACCAGTCTTCCCGCAACGAGAGCGGGCGCATTTTGCGCGACAACGTTTACGGCACGCTGGAAGAAGACGCGCAACGCCGCGACTTCACCATCAACGCCCTGTATTACGATCCGGTCAGCGAGCGCATTCTCGATTACGCCAACGGCGTGCACGACATCCGCAATCACCTGATCCGCCTGATCGGCGATCCGAAGCAGCGTTATCAGGAAGACCCGGTGCGCATGCTGCGAGCCGTGCGTTTCGCCGCGAAGCTGAATTTCGGCATCGAAAAACACAGCGCTGCGCCGATTCGCGATCTCGCACCGATGCTGCGCGAAATTCCTTCGGCGCGGCTGTTCGAAGAAGTGCTCAAGCTGTTCCTCTCCGGCCACGCCGCAGACACCTTCGAAATGCTGGTCGACTTGCAGTTGTTTGATCCATTGTTCCCGGCGAGCGCCGAGGCCCTGGAATACAACCCGACGTACACGCACACGCTGATCAGCGAAGCTTTGATCAACACTGACCTGCGGATCAAGCAGAACAAACCGGTGACCCCGGCGTTCCTGTTTGCCGCCCTACTGTGGCCAGCGCTGCCGGCGCGCGTGTTGCGCCTGCAGGAACGTGGCATGCCGCCGATTCCGGCAATGCAGGAAGCGGCGCACGAGCTGATTGCCGAACAGTGCCAGCGCATTGCGATTCCAAAACGTTTCACCATGCCGATCCGCGAAATCTGGGATATGCAGGAACGTCTGCCCCGCCGTAGCGGCAAGCGCGCCGACCTGTTGCTCGACAACCCACGGTTCCGCGCCGGTTACGATTTCCTGTTGCTGCGCGAAAGCGCCGGCGAGCAGACCGATGGCCTGGGCGAGTGGTGGACCGATTATCAGGACGCCAACGACAGCGAACGTCGCGACATGATTCGTGACCTCAGCGGCAAGGACGACGGCACTGGCGCACCGCGCAAACGTCGTCGCAGCGGCGGCGCCAAGCGTAAACGCGCGGCCGGCGCCCCGAGCGCTACGGGCGAGTAA
- a CDS encoding sigma-54-dependent transcriptional regulator — protein sequence MPHILIVEDETIIRSALRRLLERNQYQVSEAGSVQEAQERFSIPTFDLIVSDLRLPGAPGTELIKLGQGTPVLIMTSYASLRSAVDSMKMGAVDYIAKPFDHDEMLQAVARILRDRQSAPVVGEPVVGKASTGAAKPGIDNSNGEIGIIGSCPPMQDLYSKIRKVAPTDSNVLIQGESGTGKELVARALHNLSKRAKAPMISVNCAAIPESLIESELFGHEKGAFTGASAGRAGLVEAADGGTLFLDEIGELPLEAQARLLRVLQEGEIRRVGSVQSQKVDVRLIAATHRDLKSLAKIGQFREDLYYRLHVIALKLPALRERGADVNEIANAFLARQSARVNRTDLKFAPDAEQAIRHYSWPGNVRELENAVERAVILCESPEISAELLGIDIELSDLDDDDFIGLPPQQGTAAGNSSHEPTEDLSLEDYFQHFVLEHQDHMTETELARKLGVSRKCLWERRQRLGIPRRKTGVASES from the coding sequence ATGCCGCACATTTTGATCGTCGAAGACGAAACAATTATCCGCTCCGCCTTGCGCCGCCTGCTGGAACGTAACCAGTACCAGGTCAGCGAAGCCGGATCCGTGCAGGAAGCACAAGAGCGTTTCAGCATTCCCACGTTTGACCTGATCGTCAGTGACCTGCGCCTGCCTGGCGCACCGGGCACCGAGTTGATCAAGCTCGGCCAAGGCACTCCGGTGCTGATCATGACGAGCTACGCCAGCCTGCGTTCGGCCGTCGATTCGATGAAGATGGGCGCGGTGGATTACATCGCCAAGCCTTTCGATCACGACGAAATGCTCCAGGCTGTCGCGCGTATCCTGCGTGATCGTCAATCGGCGCCAGTCGTCGGTGAGCCGGTGGTCGGCAAAGCCAGCACTGGCGCAGCCAAACCGGGCATCGATAACAGCAACGGCGAGATCGGCATCATCGGCTCGTGCCCGCCGATGCAGGATCTTTACAGCAAGATCCGCAAAGTCGCGCCGACCGATTCCAATGTACTGATTCAGGGCGAGTCCGGCACCGGTAAAGAACTGGTGGCGCGCGCCCTGCACAACCTGTCGAAACGTGCCAAGGCGCCGATGATTTCGGTGAACTGCGCGGCCATCCCGGAAAGCCTGATCGAGTCCGAACTGTTCGGTCACGAAAAAGGCGCATTCACCGGCGCCAGCGCCGGGCGTGCGGGGCTGGTGGAAGCGGCGGACGGCGGCACGTTGTTCCTCGATGAAATCGGCGAATTGCCGCTCGAAGCCCAGGCCCGTCTGCTGCGCGTGTTGCAGGAAGGCGAAATTCGCCGGGTCGGTTCGGTGCAGTCGCAGAAGGTCGATGTACGCCTGATCGCTGCAACGCACCGCGACCTCAAGAGCCTGGCGAAGATCGGCCAGTTCCGTGAAGACCTTTATTACCGCTTGCACGTTATTGCCCTGAAACTGCCCGCCTTGCGCGAGCGTGGTGCCGACGTCAACGAAATCGCCAATGCCTTCCTGGCGCGGCAGAGCGCGCGGGTCAACCGCACCGATCTGAAGTTTGCCCCGGATGCCGAGCAGGCGATTCGTCACTACAGCTGGCCGGGTAACGTTCGTGAACTGGAGAATGCGGTCGAACGCGCGGTGATCCTGTGCGAAAGCCCGGAAATCTCTGCCGAGCTGCTGGGCATAGACATCGAACTGAGCGATCTGGACGATGACGATTTCATCGGCCTGCCGCCGCAACAAGGCACCGCCGCCGGTAACAGCAGCCATGAGCCGACCGAAGACCTGTCACTGGAAGACTACTTCCAGCACTTTGTCCTCGAGCATCAGGACCACATGACCGAGACCGAACTGGCGCGCAAACTTGGGGTGAGCCGCAAATGCCTGTGGGAACGCCGCCAGCGCCTGGGCATTCCGCGACGCAAAACCGGAGTGGCCAGCGAGAGCTGA
- the folK gene encoding 2-amino-4-hydroxy-6-hydroxymethyldihydropteridine diphosphokinase, which translates to MERIYIGMGSNLADPAEQLRSAVESLAQLPHTELVAVSAFYQSDSLLPGQPRYTNAVAALDSSLAPLDLLDALQAIENAQGRERLERWGPRTLDLDIVLFGDRLIDEPRLKVPHYHLQERAFVLYPLAELAPANLRLADGRTLTDLLAACPFIGLERIPQTAH; encoded by the coding sequence ATGGAACGCATCTACATCGGCATGGGCAGCAATCTGGCTGACCCCGCCGAACAATTGCGCAGCGCCGTCGAGTCGCTGGCGCAATTGCCGCACACCGAACTGGTCGCGGTTTCGGCGTTTTATCAGAGTGATTCGCTGCTCCCCGGGCAACCGCGCTACACCAACGCAGTCGCCGCCCTCGACAGTTCACTCGCGCCGCTGGACTTGCTCGATGCGCTGCAAGCCATCGAAAACGCTCAGGGCCGCGAGCGCCTTGAACGCTGGGGGCCGCGCACGCTGGACCTCGACATTGTGCTGTTTGGCGATCGCCTGATCGACGAGCCGCGCCTCAAGGTCCCGCATTACCATCTGCAGGAACGCGCGTTTGTCCTCTATCCATTGGCCGAACTGGCGCCAGCGAATTTGCGTCTGGCGGATGGCAGAACCCTCACCGACCTGCTGGCAGCCTGCCCGTTCATCGGCCTCGAACGCATCCCACAAACTGCACACTGA
- the panB gene encoding 3-methyl-2-oxobutanoate hydroxymethyltransferase → MPAITLTTLQSLKQKGEKITMLTCYDATFAHACNEAGVEVLLVGDSLGMVLQGHDSTLPVTTAEMAYHVAAVKRGNSDALILADLPFMAYATTEQAMANSALLMQAGAHMVKVEGALWLADSIRLLAERGIPVCAHMGLTPQSVNILGGYKVQGRSENQARQMRADAIALEQAGASMLLLECVPSELAQEITQAVGIPVIGIGAGSDTDGQVLVLHDMLGLSITGRVPKFVKNFMAGQVSIQAALGAYVTEVKAVTFPGIEHGFSA, encoded by the coding sequence ATGCCAGCCATCACCCTGACCACGCTCCAGAGCCTCAAGCAGAAAGGTGAAAAGATCACCATGCTGACCTGCTATGACGCGACTTTCGCCCACGCCTGCAACGAGGCCGGTGTCGAAGTGCTGCTGGTGGGCGACTCCCTCGGCATGGTTTTGCAAGGTCACGACAGCACCCTGCCCGTGACCACCGCGGAAATGGCCTACCACGTCGCCGCCGTCAAACGCGGCAACAGCGATGCACTGATCCTCGCCGACCTGCCGTTCATGGCGTACGCGACCACCGAACAAGCCATGGCCAACAGCGCCCTGCTGATGCAGGCCGGTGCGCACATGGTCAAGGTTGAAGGCGCATTGTGGCTGGCCGATTCGATTCGCTTGCTCGCCGAGCGCGGCATCCCGGTGTGCGCGCACATGGGTCTGACCCCGCAATCGGTGAACATTCTGGGCGGCTATAAAGTCCAGGGCCGCAGCGAGAACCAGGCGCGGCAGATGCGTGCCGACGCCATCGCGCTGGAGCAGGCCGGCGCCAGCATGTTGCTGCTCGAATGTGTGCCGAGCGAACTGGCGCAGGAAATTACTCAAGCCGTCGGCATCCCGGTGATCGGCATCGGCGCCGGCAGTGACACCGATGGCCAGGTGCTGGTCTTGCACGACATGCTCGGCCTGTCGATCACCGGCCGCGTGCCGAAGTTCGTGAAGAACTTCATGGCCGGCCAAGTCAGCATTCAAGCGGCGCTTGGCGCTTACGTCACCGAGGTCAAAGCGGTGACTTTCCCTGGTATCGAACACGGATTCTCTGCATGA
- a CDS encoding oxygenase MpaB family protein — translation MEFIRTRIENQLMSLTGLSLGKLDLENPKGDPGLFGPDSVSWQVHGDFTSMLIGGITALMLQALHPLALAGVWDHSNFRQDMLGRLRRTSQFIAGTTFGSRRDADWLIEKVRTIHLQVTGTAADGRPYAASDPDLLTWVHVAEVSNFLGAHLRYRNPQLSLADQDRYYAEIAVIAERLGARNVPKSRQAIADYLQRIRPQLLCDARSREVLRLLLNAPAPSRMAKPFGGMMMQAGIDLLPDWASDMLGVHQNPLQRQLIRASVKRSAPMLRWAMRNGSVQRAKRRMGLLN, via the coding sequence ATGGAATTCATTCGTACACGCATCGAAAACCAGCTAATGAGCCTGACCGGGTTGTCGCTGGGCAAACTTGATCTGGAAAACCCCAAGGGCGATCCCGGACTGTTCGGCCCCGATTCGGTGAGTTGGCAGGTGCATGGCGATTTCACCAGCATGCTCATCGGCGGGATCACTGCGCTGATGCTGCAAGCCCTGCATCCATTGGCGTTGGCCGGGGTTTGGGATCACTCGAATTTTCGCCAGGACATGCTCGGGCGCTTGCGGCGCACCAGTCAGTTCATCGCCGGGACTACTTTTGGTTCACGCAGGGACGCCGACTGGCTGATCGAGAAAGTGCGCACCATTCACCTGCAAGTGACCGGCACCGCGGCGGATGGCCGCCCGTACGCGGCGAGCGATCCGGACTTGCTGACGTGGGTGCACGTGGCCGAGGTCAGCAACTTTCTCGGCGCGCATTTGCGTTACCGCAATCCGCAGCTGTCACTGGCGGACCAGGATCGTTATTACGCGGAAATCGCCGTGATCGCCGAGCGCCTCGGTGCGCGCAATGTGCCGAAGAGCCGGCAGGCAATCGCCGATTATCTGCAACGTATTCGCCCACAATTGTTGTGCGACGCCCGCAGTCGCGAGGTGTTGCGCTTGCTCCTGAACGCGCCCGCGCCCAGCCGCATGGCCAAGCCGTTTGGCGGGATGATGATGCAGGCCGGCATCGACCTGCTGCCGGATTGGGCGAGCGATATGCTCGGCGTGCATCAGAACCCGCTGCAACGCCAGTTGATCCGCGCCAGCGTCAAACGCAGCGCGCCAATGCTGCGCTGGGCCATGCGCAACGGTTCGGTGCAACGAGCGAAGCGGCGCATGGGGTTGCTGAACTGA
- a CDS encoding class I SAM-dependent rRNA methyltransferase: MSSLNQALRAALDHRQDLLAELHQQGTDCYRLFHGSQEGAGGLTIDRYGPQLLVQSFHQALERDALLHIHQTINQHLGFETLLVYNDRSRGNSRIDREDTVYRADDAALQDLIGHEWGLNYRVRGRHAGQDPLLFLDLRNTRGWVKQHSHNKSVLNLFAYTCGVGLSAAAGGASEVCNLDFAEGNLAVGRENGLLNPQLPAMQFIQSDYFPAIRQLAGLPISQRRGHKLPSYERLEQRQYDLVLLDPPAWAKSAFGTVDLLRDYQSLLKPALLTTADNGVLICCNNLAKVSMDDWREQVLRCAEKAGRPVREWSVMTPGADFPSLDQQPPLKTLILQL; encoded by the coding sequence ATGTCTTCCTTGAATCAGGCGCTGCGCGCCGCCCTCGATCATCGCCAGGACCTGCTGGCCGAACTGCATCAGCAAGGCACCGACTGCTATCGCCTGTTTCATGGCAGCCAGGAAGGCGCCGGCGGCCTGACCATCGACCGCTACGGCCCGCAATTGCTGGTGCAAAGTTTCCACCAGGCGCTGGAACGTGACGCGCTGCTGCACATCCACCAAACAATCAATCAACACTTGGGCTTCGAAACCCTGCTGGTCTACAACGACCGCTCGCGGGGCAATTCGCGCATCGACCGCGAAGACACCGTGTACCGCGCCGACGACGCCGCGCTGCAAGACCTGATCGGCCACGAATGGGGCCTCAACTATCGGGTCCGCGGGCGTCACGCCGGGCAAGATCCGCTGCTGTTCCTCGACTTGCGCAACACCCGCGGCTGGGTCAAACAGCACAGCCACAACAAAAGCGTGCTCAACCTGTTCGCCTACACCTGCGGCGTCGGCCTGAGTGCAGCGGCCGGTGGCGCCAGCGAAGTGTGCAACCTCGACTTTGCCGAAGGTAACCTCGCGGTCGGTCGCGAAAACGGTCTGCTCAATCCGCAGCTGCCGGCCATGCAATTTATTCAATCCGATTACTTCCCGGCGATCCGCCAACTGGCCGGCCTGCCGATCAGCCAGCGGCGCGGGCACAAACTGCCGAGCTACGAACGTCTGGAACAGCGTCAGTACGATCTGGTGCTGTTAGACCCGCCGGCCTGGGCCAAGAGCGCGTTCGGCACCGTCGACCTGCTGCGCGACTATCAGAGCCTGCTCAAGCCTGCGCTGCTGACCACTGCTGACAATGGCGTGCTGATCTGCTGCAACAATCTGGCGAAAGTCAGCATGGATGACTGGCGCGAACAGGTGCTGCGTTGCGCCGAGAAGGCTGGGCGTCCGGTGCGTGAATGGTCGGTGATGACCCCGGGCGCGGACTTCCCGTCGCTGGATCAGCAGCCACCGCTGAAGACGCTGATTCTGCAACTCTGA
- the panC gene encoding pantoate--beta-alanine ligase, with product MNTVKTVRELRAAVARARGEGKRIAFVPTMGNLHSGHVALITKAAQRADFVVASIFVNPLQFGAGEDLDKYPRTLAADQEKLLQAGCHLLFAPTVEEMYPDGMTGQTRVSVPQLSEGLCGASRPGHFEGVATVVSKLFNMVQPDLAIFGQKDFQQLAVIRALVHDLNMPIQIIGEPTVRAADGLALSSRNGFLDEAQRATAPVVYRTLAAIAEAIQQGDRDYPALIAAQVQQLQAAGLRSDYLEIRHALTLRPATAQDRDLVILVAAFLGTTRLIDNLHLNLDA from the coding sequence ATGAACACTGTTAAAACCGTCCGCGAATTGCGCGCCGCCGTCGCCCGTGCTCGCGGTGAAGGCAAGCGCATTGCCTTCGTGCCGACCATGGGCAACCTGCACAGCGGCCACGTCGCGCTGATCACCAAAGCCGCGCAACGCGCCGATTTCGTGGTCGCGAGCATCTTCGTCAACCCGCTGCAATTCGGCGCCGGCGAAGACCTCGACAAATACCCGCGAACCCTGGCGGCGGATCAGGAAAAACTGCTCCAGGCCGGTTGCCACTTGTTGTTCGCCCCGACCGTTGAAGAAATGTACCCCGACGGCATGACCGGCCAGACCCGCGTCAGCGTCCCGCAATTGTCCGAAGGCTTGTGCGGCGCCAGCCGTCCGGGGCATTTCGAAGGCGTGGCGACCGTGGTCAGCAAACTGTTCAACATGGTTCAGCCTGACTTGGCGATCTTTGGCCAGAAAGACTTTCAGCAACTGGCAGTGATCCGCGCGCTGGTGCACGACCTGAACATGCCGATCCAGATCATCGGCGAACCGACCGTGCGCGCCGCCGATGGCCTGGCGTTGTCCTCGCGCAATGGTTTTCTCGACGAAGCACAACGCGCCACGGCGCCGGTGGTGTATCGCACACTGGCGGCGATTGCCGAGGCGATCCAACAAGGTGATCGCGATTATCCGGCGCTGATCGCCGCGCAAGTCCAACAGTTGCAAGCGGCAGGTTTGCGCAGTGATTATCTGGAAATCCGTCACGCCCTGACGCTGCGCCCGGCAACTGCGCAGGATCGCGATCTGGTGATTCTGGTGGCGGCGTTCCTCGGCACCACGCGGTTGATCGACAACTTGCACCTGAACCTCGACGCATAA
- the pgi gene encoding glucose-6-phosphate isomerase: MAYYRTPHDVTALPAWQALKDHRQAMQDFSMREAFNADPQRFTQFTLSSCGLFLDYSKNLINAETRDLLVGLANEVDLKGAIKALFDGEIVNSSEGRPALHTALRRPVGDKLSVNGVNVMPEVHKVLNQITDLVGRIHDGLWRGYTEKPITDVVNIGIGGSFLGPELVSEALLSYAQKGVRCHYLANIDGSEFHELTMKLRAETTLFIVSSKSFNTLETLKNAQAARAWYLAQGGSEAELYRHFIAVSSNNAAAVAFGIREENIFPMWDWVGGRYSLWSAIGLPIALAIGMSNFKELLSGAYTMDQHFQSAPFEQNMPVLLALLGVWYGNFWGAQSHAILPYDHYLRNITKHLQQLDMESNGKSVRQDGTPVSTDTGPVIWGGVGCNGQHAYHQLLHQGTQLIPADFIVPIVSFNPVADHHQWLYANCLSQSQALMLGKTLAEAEAELRDKGVSEEEVHKVAPHKVIPGNRPSNTLVVERISPRRLGALVAMYEHKVFVQSVVWGINAFDQWGVELGKELGKGVYNRLVGSEETPADDASTQGLINYFRGRHRG, from the coding sequence ATGGCGTACTACCGCACTCCTCACGACGTTACCGCTCTGCCCGCCTGGCAAGCGTTGAAAGATCACCGCCAAGCCATGCAGGATTTCAGCATGCGCGAAGCCTTCAATGCCGACCCGCAGCGCTTCACTCAATTCACCCTCAGCAGCTGCGGTCTGTTTCTCGATTACTCGAAAAACCTGATCAACGCCGAGACCCGCGACCTGCTGGTGGGCCTGGCTAACGAAGTCGACCTCAAAGGCGCGATCAAAGCGTTGTTTGACGGCGAAATCGTCAACTCTTCCGAAGGCCGTCCGGCGCTGCACACCGCTTTGCGTCGTCCGGTGGGCGACAAGTTGTCGGTCAACGGCGTCAACGTGATGCCCGAAGTGCACAAGGTGCTGAACCAGATCACTGACCTCGTGGGCCGCATCCACGATGGTCTCTGGCGCGGTTACACCGAGAAGCCGATCACCGACGTGGTCAACATCGGCATCGGTGGTTCGTTCCTCGGCCCGGAGCTGGTCTCCGAAGCGCTGTTGTCCTACGCGCAAAAAGGCGTTCGCTGCCATTACCTGGCGAACATCGATGGCAGTGAGTTCCACGAACTGACCATGAAGCTGCGCGCCGAGACCACGCTGTTTATCGTTTCGTCGAAATCTTTCAACACCCTCGAAACCCTGAAAAATGCCCAGGCCGCTCGCGCCTGGTATCTGGCTCAGGGCGGTTCGGAAGCCGAGCTGTATCGTCACTTCATCGCCGTATCGAGCAACAACGCGGCGGCTGTGGCGTTCGGTATTCGTGAAGAAAACATCTTCCCGATGTGGGACTGGGTCGGCGGTCGTTACTCGCTGTGGTCGGCCATCGGTTTGCCGATTGCTTTGGCCATCGGCATGTCGAACTTCAAGGAACTGCTCTCCGGTGCCTACACCATGGACCAGCATTTCCAGAGCGCGCCGTTCGAGCAGAACATGCCGGTGCTGCTGGCCTTGCTCGGCGTCTGGTACGGCAACTTCTGGGGCGCGCAGAGCCACGCGATCCTGCCGTACGACCATTACCTGCGCAACATCACCAAGCATTTGCAACAGTTGGACATGGAATCCAACGGCAAGAGCGTGCGCCAGGACGGCACGCCGGTGTCCACCGATACCGGCCCGGTGATCTGGGGCGGCGTCGGTTGCAACGGTCAGCACGCTTATCACCAGTTGCTGCACCAAGGCACCCAACTGATCCCGGCCGATTTCATTGTGCCGATTGTCAGCTTCAACCCGGTGGCCGACCACCACCAGTGGCTGTATGCCAACTGCCTGTCGCAGAGCCAGGCGCTGATGCTGGGCAAGACCCTGGCCGAAGCCGAAGCCGAGTTGCGCGACAAAGGCGTGAGCGAAGAAGAAGTGCACAAAGTCGCTCCGCACAAGGTGATCCCGGGCAACCGTCCGAGCAACACCTTGGTGGTCGAGCGCATCAGCCCGCGTCGTCTCGGCGCACTGGTGGCGATGTACGAACACAAAGTCTTCGTGCAAAGCGTGGTCTGGGGCATCAACGCCTTCGACCAGTGGGGCGTGGAGCTGGGTAAAGAGCTGGGCAAAGGCGTCTACAACCGTTTGGTCGGCAGCGAAGAAACCCCGGCTGACGACGCTTCAACCCAAGGCCTGATCAACTACTTCCGCGGCCGTCACCGCGGCTAA
- the acs gene encoding acetate--CoA ligase: MFDISTFPKADAVRRAAQLSQDDYQRLYRQSIEHPSTFWAEQATRFLDWSTPWQTVQRYNLKTGEASWFAGGKLNVSYNCIDRHLAERGDQVAIIWEGDDPAESALITYKKLHHHVCRLANVLKSRGVKKGDRVCIYMPMIAEAAYAMLACTRIGAVHSVVFGGFSPDSVRDRILDADCRTVITADAGVRGGKFVPLKDKVDQALLSCPNVSTVIVVEHTQGEVAWVDGRDIWYHQALRDVSDDCPPEPMDAEDPLFILYTSGSTGKPKGVLHTTGGYLLQAAMTFKYVLDYRDGEVFWCTADVGWVTGHSYIVYGPLANGATTLIFEGVPSYPSSSRFWQVIDKHHVNIFYTAPTALRSLMREGAEPLKETSRQSLRLLGSVGEPINPEAWDWYFNAVGEQRCPIVDTWWQTETGGIMLSPLVSAQRIKPGCATQPMFGVQPVLLDEVGKEIQGPGAGVLAIKSSWPAQIRSVYGDPQRMVETYFKPYPGYYFTGDGARRDEDGDYWITGRIDDVINVSGHRIGTAEVESALVLHDSIAEAAVVGYPHDLKGQGIYAFVTPMNGTDPNDELKKELLAHVSKEIGSFAKPDLIQWAPALPKTRSGKIMRRILRKIACNELDSLGDTSTLADPGVVADLVEKRLNQ; the protein is encoded by the coding sequence ATGTTCGATATCAGCACGTTCCCCAAAGCCGATGCCGTGCGCCGGGCTGCACAATTGAGTCAGGACGACTACCAGCGCCTGTACCGACAATCCATCGAACACCCCAGCACCTTCTGGGCCGAACAGGCCACCCGGTTCCTCGACTGGAGCACGCCGTGGCAAACCGTCCAGCGCTATAACCTGAAAACCGGCGAAGCCAGCTGGTTCGCCGGTGGCAAGCTCAACGTCAGTTACAACTGCATCGACCGCCACCTCGCCGAACGCGGCGACCAAGTCGCAATCATCTGGGAAGGCGATGACCCCGCCGAATCCGCGCTGATCACCTACAAAAAACTCCACCATCACGTCTGTCGCCTGGCCAACGTGCTGAAAAGCCGTGGCGTGAAGAAAGGCGATCGCGTGTGCATTTACATGCCGATGATCGCCGAAGCCGCCTACGCCATGCTCGCGTGTACGCGCATTGGCGCAGTGCATTCGGTGGTGTTCGGCGGTTTTTCCCCGGACTCGGTGCGTGACCGCATTCTCGACGCCGATTGCCGCACCGTGATCACCGCCGATGCCGGCGTGCGTGGCGGCAAGTTCGTGCCGCTCAAGGACAAGGTCGACCAAGCGCTGCTGAGTTGCCCGAATGTCAGCACAGTGATCGTCGTCGAGCACACGCAGGGCGAAGTCGCCTGGGTCGATGGCCGCGACATCTGGTATCACCAGGCCCTGCGCGACGTCAGCGACGATTGCCCGCCCGAACCGATGGACGCCGAAGACCCGCTGTTCATCCTCTACACCTCCGGCAGCACCGGCAAACCCAAAGGCGTGTTGCACACCACCGGCGGCTATCTGCTGCAAGCGGCGATGACCTTCAAATACGTGCTCGATTACCGCGACGGCGAAGTGTTCTGGTGCACCGCCGACGTCGGCTGGGTCACCGGCCACAGTTACATCGTCTACGGCCCGCTGGCCAACGGCGCGACCACGCTGATTTTCGAAGGCGTGCCGAGCTATCCGAGCAGCTCGCGTTTCTGGCAAGTGATCGACAAACATCACGTCAACATCTTCTACACCGCGCCCACCGCCCTGCGCTCGCTGATGCGCGAAGGCGCCGAACCGCTGAAGGAAACTTCGCGCCAGAGCCTCAGATTACTCGGCAGCGTCGGTGAGCCAATCAACCCGGAAGCGTGGGATTGGTACTTCAATGCGGTCGGCGAACAGCGTTGCCCAATCGTCGACACCTGGTGGCAGACCGAAACCGGCGGCATCATGCTCAGCCCATTGGTCAGCGCCCAAAGAATCAAACCGGGCTGCGCGACCCAACCGATGTTCGGCGTGCAACCGGTGTTGCTCGATGAAGTCGGCAAGGAAATCCAAGGCCCCGGCGCCGGTGTACTGGCAATCAAATCGAGCTGGCCAGCGCAGATCCGCAGCGTTTATGGCGACCCGCAACGCATGGTCGAAACCTACTTCAAACCCTATCCCGGTTATTACTTCACCGGCGACGGCGCCCGCCGCGACGAGGACGGCGATTACTGGATCACCGGGCGCATCGACGACGTGATCAACGTTTCCGGGCACCGCATCGGCACCGCCGAAGTGGAAAGCGCGCTGGTGCTGCACGACAGCATCGCCGAGGCCGCCGTGGTCGGTTACCCGCACGACCTCAAGGGCCAGGGCATTTATGCCTTCGTCACGCCCATGAACGGCACCGATCCCAATGACGAACTGAAGAAAGAACTGTTGGCGCACGTCAGCAAGGAAATCGGCAGCTTCGCCAAACCGGACCTGATTCAATGGGCGCCGGCCTTGCCGAAAACCCGTTCGGGCAAGATCATGCGGCGGATTCTGCGCAAAATTGCCTGCAACGAACTGGACAGCCTGGGCGATACCTCGACCCTGGCCGATCCAGGCGTGGTAGCGGATTTGGTCGAGAAACGCCTGAACCAGTAA